Genomic window (Ictalurus punctatus breed USDA103 unplaced genomic scaffold, Coco_2.0 tig00000011, whole genome shotgun sequence):
ATGTTACATTTTTGCACTTAATTTCTATTTATGTCACTGATGCTACTTATCATATTATTCCACTGTACAACTTTGGGTGCTCTGTTGATCAAAGTTACTTTGCTGCACACCCATGGTTTCATATCTACTGTTTTACATGGTTTGCACCATACATTACATTACTCTTCTCTGGGGTTAATACTCCAATATTGCAGTGGCACTTTCACATCACAAAGAGGATTTGTGTATACAAGGCTTTATTCAGTTTAtactttatgttgttgttgttgttgttctttcagCTGCTCCTGTTAGGGGTCCCCACAGCAGATCATTGGTCAGCACatttgatttggcacaggttTTATGCTGGATGCCTTCTTATTTTATCCGGGCTTGGGACCGGCACTAAGTACAACCCCCAGTGGCTGGGTTTTCCCtgcacgggaatcgaacccgggctGCGGTAGTGAGAGTGCGGGATCCTTAACTGCTGGACCACCAGGGACTCACTTTATAATTCATACTGTTAATAATCCAGTATTGCACTGACACATTCAGATTTACTCAAAGAACTTACACAATTTACATACGAATATACTCACTTTATTTcctataatatattatataatttttactGAATTTTCCCCTtgtttgcagaaatgtatttaattaaatccAATTATTTGCTATCAAACAAGATCCTGGCAGCTgtagagtattttttttaagtagctcAATTTGACTAATCTTTCAACTTTCCAGTTTGGGTGAACTTATGCCCaggatagcctcagattccggTCCTTGGCTGACAGGTGTGGaccccaatgtggtcttctgctgttgtagccgaTCCACAACtaagtttgatgtgttgtgcatgctgagatgcttttctgctcatcatggttgtaaagagtgattatttgagttactatatccttacAGGCAacttgaaccaatctggccattttcttcttcatcatcacttatcaacaagacatttccgcccacagaactgtcactaccagcccatctggtactactggctgattggataactgcataaatgagcaggtgtacaggtgttttaTTCAGGTGGAcagtgtttgtatatattgggGGGTTCAATAGGGGCTCAGCAGTAATAAGTAATAATCGAAATATCATACATAAGtacaacaaaataacaacaacaacaacaacaacaacaacaacaacaacaataataataataataataataataataataataataataataataataataatgcacataTTTCAGATAAggtaatttttcacatttttacagatccaagagagaaaaggacaataagcacagtgagagagagacagtgagtgagagagagagagagagaaaaccaaAATATTTAACTCAATACAATTAAACAATCTATGTGTCAGAGCACTATATGGAACACTGGAAGTATAACAATGCTTAGAAATGAACAGTTGGTGTAGTACACATTTGGCATTGTTATGTAGTAGGAAGTGGTTCACATTTCTCCAATGAGCAACTCaccaatttttctttttcttttttttttttttcttgcatgagAACCAATATAACTGTGAACATTGTTTatcttgtttttaattttcttgtttctgcttctttaatttggattacaattttttcatttagtcaTTAGATAGTCAATAGCCAGTTAGCAAACTGACCTTGGGCCAAGATTGGGTAAATGTGATATTGTCCACTGGGCCAATATTGGACCACCAGCATACATAAACCTTAAAATCGACCTTGCCAACACAGGCCCAACCAAcataacataaacataaataccCAAAATGGACGTTTGGTACCTGGGCATTTGTGTAGTTTCTGATTTGAACTTATGACTACAGTTTGTCAGAATGGTTGTGCTTAGAAATGTTTACAGTCAAAGGCCTTCCATAGACACTTTGATATTAATCCCTGAATATTTGTTAAATTTCTCTGCTATCTTAACAACTCTATGATGTCGGCTTGACTGTACATCTATGAACAGAGCCTGTCTTTGATAACAAACAAAGGTCCTGCACTGGGTCTCAGTTTTGAGAATGAGATCTTCTAGCTGTGTCAGAGCCATATTGAGGATAGTGTTGGTGAATGGACAGCCAGGCTGCAAAAGTCTGAGTTCCCCAGAAGAACCTTGGACTTCAGGAAGAAAGCAGTCCAGAATGCTGAAGTCTGGTGGTGGTGCAGAGGGGATTTGTTTCAGATTCCAAAGAAGACTTTGTTCCAGGAAGGACCACCTGATTTTTTGGGTGCAGATCTCAAAGGTCATAATGAGGAGGGTGTCCACCTTTGGTATCTTTCTTCTCTTGAAAGAAGGGGTAATGAAAGCACTGAGGCGTTTGGCCAAAAGTCGAGAGAATATTAAATAGTCCACACTGATGTGTCTGTCACCTGAAAGATGAGATTCTTTGAAAGCTTCAGGTACATGTTTGTTCTTTACCATGAGATTGAATTTTATCTTTAATAATTCTGTTATTGGACATTGAAACCTTTTGTAATATTCTATTTCCAACTGATTAGATCGTTGCTTTTCTGAGTCAGTCAAAGACTTCATGGCACTCAGTATTTCTGCCCCATTAATCTTCCCTGGTCTCCTGTCAGGATCATATCTAAATTCTTTCAGCATTGACGCTACAATTGGAATTTTATTTTGGGACTGCTTCTGGACTCTGACTTTTAGAACAACAGGATCATGATCAGAAATATCATCACTCTGTATCTTAATTTTACACCCCCTTTCTATTTTGTCCTCTGCCATAAAAAACATGTCTAACCTGGAGTAACACCCATTCTGATATCGTGTAAATCCATCATCAGTTGAGTGTAAGAATGACCAGCTGTCTCTGAGATTCAGAGATGCAGTAAAGTCTTCTAATTTATCTCTTAATCGTGAATTCCTTGAAGATGGAGGTCTCCGATCTAATCTGGGATGCAAAACTGTGTTGAAATCACCTCCAACCACTAGCACACCCTCAGCTGTTTCCATCAAGTACTCTTTCAGTCTACCCAAGACATTTCTGTCTGACTTGTGATTGTACACATTAACAAGAGTGTACAGTTCACCATACAGATGACAGAAGAGCACAATGTAACCTCCACTGTAGTCCTCATCATGGCAAATGTACTCAAATGGTACTTTGTCTCTTATCAGTATGGCAACTCCTTTGCTGCGGGAGCTGTGCACAGTGAAGAAGATTTTCCAGTCTTTTCCTGTCTCATCTTCCAATATTTTGTAACACTTTGGTCCAATATGTGTTTCTTGTATGAAGGCAATATCAGCCCGAAGGTTATTGAGGTTGCTCAACACATTTGCAAACTTTTTTGGTAAATTCGGGGTGCTTTTAACCCCACGAATGTTCCAAGTGACGAAACGAAGGGTTGTATATATTCGGGACAGCATTGGGGAAcctgtgtaaatataaaatctTGATTATTTTATAGTATGATTTATGGATTATATGGCTGAACAGATTGATCAAACCATAAAGTAGCAATGtctatattttctatttttagaATGGATATTCTtgttatacactcactgtctacattaataggaacacctgtacacctgctgatttatgcaattatccaaacagataatcatgtggcagcagcacaatgcatacaatcatgcagatacaggtaaagagcttcaattaatgttcatatcaTTAATTACACAAGTAGATGTTGACCTGCATTACTGCCTGTCACACCTCTTCTGTAGCCCATAGGATTATCACTCTTCCTTCAATGTTGCCCACATGCCTAACACAACCAAAACATACAGTCCTCTCCAGTGACTAAAGCTGTAACAAGCCCCACCATTAATGTATGCCAATGGTTCCAAATGGTTTCTTCCGGTTACACCTAATACTCAGACATGCTTTCCTAACACAGGTAGAGCTATACAGACCTTCTCAGTGACTAAGGCTGTGACAAGCCCCACTGGCATcgttaatgcatgctcagtgccactggttccaAATGGCATAGGTCAGCTGCAGGGTTATCAGCCAGGTACCACAGTGCAACAACGTTTCGCTCCTTTAACCCCAGAACTTCTCCTGGTGACTTCTCCCTGTCACCCCCTGCAACTGGACTTTGGGTTAAATGATACTACTCTAACATTTTTCCTTCCTCCTCACCCAGAGCTAAAAAAGCTGCTTTTCTCAGCTTCTTCAGCCAGGTCTTTTGCGGTCTTCCACTGGTTTGCTCCAGTTGCTCTCATACCCCTCAGGAGGTGAACAATTGATGTTCCAAAAAATCATAGAATCCTGCTTCTACCGGGTAGATGATCATTCTCCAGCCAACCTCCTTACACTCAGCAACAAGATCTGAGTACCGAGTACTTCATCCCATGGGGCAGTTAGCTTGATGAGGAGCACGGTCTTTGCACCGCTGGACCAAATCACTATATCAGAGCAGATACTTGTGTTGGTGATTAAGGAACTGGAGCTTCCTGCCAAGACCAACTCTTATCCTTCAGTCCTgagttatggttagggttagtcTTTGATGGAACTCTTGGTGTGGTGCTTGTATTGCCCCCACCTTCTCTGACAATTTGGATGTGCTGACACACTGGTGCAGGATGACCTCATCAACAACATCATCCATGTAGCTGCTCTGGGGGTCCAGATGGCAATTTGACTCCTCCCACCATCTGTCTTGCTTCAATGAGTATCACCTCAAAGTTGACCACAAACAAGATGGGGTAGATTGAACATCCCATGGCAATTCCTACCTCCAACTGCTGCTGCCATCCAGTAATTGCCCTGGAGGGCAAAGCCTATCTGCATGTCCTTGAAGTAATTTGAGACCAGGCTCCTGATAGATGTCAGGCATGTGGAAAAACTCAGTGGCATAGTTGATAAACTGATGAAGCACTGGTCCATACcagttgatttatttattttttcttatcttcaactgtccagatCCTGATGTGCCTTCTGCTGTTGTGACCCattcacctcaaggtttgatgtgttgtgtgttctgaaatgcttttctgctcaccacagttgtaaagagtgcttatttcagttactatagacttcctgtcaggtCAAATCAGTGAGGTCATTCAACTCTGAACTATCTCTTCAACTACCGCACGGTTTTCAGGCTGCAGACCCTTCACTTAcaggatgtttatttatttatttatttttcaaattgctatgtattttatttttgctgctgccacatgattggctgaatggATAACTACATAAATGagaaggtgtacaggtgttcctattaaagtggatggtgtgtgtattgtgatATCACTGTTtttctatattatattatattatattacattatataccacagcactgttgaattctcaattcatgatacattaatttttattatgttAACATTGCAGAGGGATTTGTATGGTGGATGTGCCACAtaaagcctaataataaataatatataaatgattaagtgttattaaactaACTCAAAATGTTacttaataaagaaaaacaattgcTTATATctgtaataaatgaaatgataacaGGATCCAGGAACCTATTTGTTTTGTGGATATTCCACAAGATTAAATCTGActgtaaatggaaaaaaattaagttgttTCATAATGCATTTCGTggttgtaacagtaactccactttgcATCATCCCACATCTCATTACCACATcgttttcttataacagcatgcctcattctgttcattctgttttattatttacttatattatatattaggcAGAATATTCTtcctaatatataatataaggaTATATATGTAATTAGGAAGAAGTATGTTGTCATgtttcagaaatatatttttatttatatttaataaatggaATGTATTGTTAATtgactatttatttttaatttaaaagtaattttttaagTATCAGTATGTTTATGTTGTAagtaatatattttcttttattaatcaATAATACAAAGGTTATTATGTAGAAGTTGGGAACTTACCTTGTGCACTGAGCTGGCAGCAGAAATGAAGAAGTGAGTTAGAAAAAGAATCACATGAGTCAGATGATTTACAGGAACTCACAGGTGTTGTAGCTGTCTGGTAAACAGCTGGTGCATAAGATTTACAGAAAAAAGTGACTGTGCTATGTAATATATGGCAAGAAAAATAAATTTAGCCCTTATTTCAAACAcaatggaaaagaaagaaggaaagtaAAAGCAATTtgctgcatgcacacacacttttgtgcCCCATTTGCATGAGAATGTTTATATTTCCATGATGATTTGTTTAACCCTTTAAGACATACGAATATGTGTTTCTGAACACAAAACAATCTAGAAATTGTGTGCCcaagaaaaaaatcaaagctGTATTTACTGCAAATCTAGCAAGAACATGGAGAATTTAACGTGTTAAACGAATGAAGTTACAATAGAACAGttaacaataaaacactttatcaACTAATAAATTCTACTAGAAGTCTCGTGTGTATTATATGTACAAATCTATTCCTGTTTTTATGATTTGGGCATGGCACGTCAAGTTTGGAAGCAAAAATCAAAATGtagcttttcacatttaagCGCTCGATCTTGTCCTCAAAGCAGCTGCTGCTCACAGCATGTTAGATATAAACACAGACTGGTGCAAATGTCCTCAAGCAGTTTCTTTAGCATATAGTCTCTGCTTGAAACTCCCATTCAGATGCTCAGTGCAAATAAGTCAAACTGCCTTAGCTAAGCCTCAACACATTTACAAagatatgaataaaaaatgaccTCAGCTGGCTTTTGCATAGTCAAATCTAACTTAGATGAAAGACAAATTCTGGATTCACTGTAAAATAAGGTATGAAACGAAAGGATATTTAACCTCTTGGCAATAGTATAAGAGAAATTCTACATTTAACAGCCATTAATAAGATAGATTAGTAGACAAATTAATGATTTGGAAACGAAATAGCTGTTAAAGTGTGAAATAATTTTTCACTGTAGTGTTAGAGCTGGTGTGAAGCAGATGGATGAGTTAGGAGAGGAGCTTAAAGCCAATGGCTTGTGTGTAATGttggtggttaaaaaaaaaaaaagttcagtaaGAACAACAGGGTAGTGGAGGCAGTTGACTGAAGGAAATCAGCATGAGCCAAATGTGCTTTGCATACATGGGTGGAAATGGAGAACAGGTTCAAGGCGTAAAATCAATTAAATGTTGTTGTGATTCACCTGCTTAACCACTAGATCTCCTCTAATCTGTACCACGTACATTTTCATTAATGATTGAGGAGTTTGGACTGTTGGCATTGAAAACATGTCATCTGTACCGTGAACTGTACACACTTGTAAATAAAACGTTCACACTAATCCAAGTATCCATGTTTATTAAAAACCCACTAAAATATTGACATAAAATCTAGTGACAGATAAGAGAGGAAATACATTTCTTAgttctgttaaaaaaataaaaagctctgtAGAGGTGATTGTGTGTCATAAACATGATTTGGAGTATGCATGGTCATATATTGTGCAAAGATGCAGCCAAAGATAAATGTGCACATTTTATTCGATTTATATCGTATTAACCTGCACAGGAAACTGAGATGTAACTACTAATAGATTGGAAATCTTTAGATcagcctttattttattttaggtaCTGCAAATAGATCTATAACTATTGAATTCATGACTTACACACATTTGTTAACACAATTTTACAAATGTACATATTGTATATAGTGTAACTAGAGATTACAGCGCTAATGATCTAGTGTCTAATGTTACAAACACATTAtatcaatatttacaaatatttttattatcataGTTTCACATTGAATAGCAATCTAATTTATTAGAGAGCTATACATCTTACTGATCAACTGAATGATTTTAAACAGGTACCAATATATTGCAGCTCAATTAGTAATGAAGGAATACAGTATATTCAAGGGTCTGTGAAAATATGTACACTACAATTATAATTATGACTACACACATGGGCAACTACATGAActgttatgtattatttatt
Coding sequences:
- the LOC128631117 gene encoding uncharacterized protein LOC128631117; translated protein: MLSRIYTTLRFVTWNIRGVKSTPNLPKKFANVLSNLNNLRADIAFIQETHIGPKCYKILEDETGKDWKIFFTVHSSRSKGVAILIRDKVPFEYICHDEDYSGGYIVLFCHLYGELYTLVNVYNHKSDRNVLGRLKEYLMETAEGVLVVGGDFNTVLHPRLDRRPPSSRNSRLRDKLEDFTASLNLRDSWSFLHSTDDGFTRYQNGCYSRLDMFFMAEDKIERGCKIKIQSDDISDHDPVVLKVRVQKQSQNKIPIVASMLKEFRYDPDRRPGKINGAEILSAMKSLTDSEKQRSNQLEIEYYKRFQCPITELLKIKFNLMVKNKHVPEAFKESHLSGDRHISVDYLIFSRLLAKRLSAFITPSFKRRKIPKVDTLLIMTFEICTQKIRWSFLEQSLLWNLKQIPSAPPPDFSILDCFLPEVQGSSGELRLLQPGCPFTNTILNMALTQLEDLILKTETQCRTFVCYQRQALFIDVQSSRHHRVVKIAEKFNKYSGINIKVSMEGL